In Dermochelys coriacea isolate rDerCor1 chromosome 10, rDerCor1.pri.v4, whole genome shotgun sequence, one DNA window encodes the following:
- the PDCD7 gene encoding programmed cell death protein 7: MAQPPLPFAARFAGPPPPQYRCFPPPGGPFAPSPAAGPFLGAPPPPPPPPFLPPPPGGPELPPAPRPYFPAPGGGCGPAPLGREAAPRLLFPAPGPPAWPPWGEGSGSAEAAEGAGEAALRQRDELWLAQFLAQRRPRPRGFPPPPPAAPSLSQARQLAAGALRPVAQLAGLCRALRQLEAAGDEAGWAAAQARARALLSELRERTRPLREPGYLGELRRKAEKARKRRLRLRKRKREAAAAREEAAAREARIDQWRAKCVQEVEEKSRERELKAAADSVLSEVRKKQADTKRMVDILRALEKLRKLRKEAAGRKGVCPPPSADEDFEHHIQRLRTLIRKRFELYEAEERALRVMLEGEQEEERKREMEKKQKKEREKLLQQKRDIDSKLFGDPDEFPLNHLLQPFRQYYLQAEHSVPALIQIRHEWDQYLVPVDHPEGSCIPPGWVLPSLPTSDTWATAVR, from the exons ATGGCTCAGCCGCCGCTGCCCTTCGCCGCCCGCTTTGCGGGGCCGCCCCCGCCCCAGTACCGCTGCTTCCCCCCGCCGGGGGGGCCGTTCGCGCCTTCCCCCGCCGCGGGCCCCTTCCTgggagccccgccgccgccgccgccgccccccttCCTGCCGCCCCCGCCGGGGGGCCCCgagctgccccccgccccccgcccctacTTCCCCGCCCCCGGGGGAGGCTGCGGCCCGGCTCCCCTCGGCCGCGAGGCGGCCCCGCGGCTGCTGTTCCCGGCCCCGGGGCCGCCGGCCTGGCCGCCGTGGGGCGAGGGCAGCGGCAGCGCCGAGGCggccgagggggcgggggaggccgCCCTGCGGCAGCGCGATGAGCTCTGGCTGGCCCAGTTCCTGGCCCAGAGGAGGCCCCGGCCCCGCGGCTTCCCGCCGCCCCCGCCGGCCGCCCCGAGCCTCAGCCAGGCCCGGCAGCTGGCGGCGGGGGCCCTGCGGCCGGTGGCCCAGCTCGCCGGCCTGTGCCGCGCCCTGCGGCAGCTGGAGGCCGCCGGCGACGAGGCCGGCTGGGCCGCGGCCCAGGCCCGGGCCCGCGCCCTGCTGAGCGAGCTGCGGGAGCGGACGCGGCCCCTGCGGGAGCCCGGCTACCTGGGCGAGCTGCGGCGCAAGGCGGAGAAGGCGCGGAAGCGGCGGCTGCGCCTCCGCAAGAGGAAGCGGGAGGCCGCGGCGGCgcgggaggaggcggcggcgcgGGAGGCCAGGATCGACCAGTGGCGAGCCAAGTGCgtccaggaggtggaggagaagagCCGG GAACGTGAACTTAAAGCTGCAGCAGACAGTGTCTTATCTGAAGTAAGGAAAAAACAGGCAGACACAAAGAGAATGGTGGACATCCTGCGTGCTTTAGAAAAGCTTCGGAAACTGAGAAAGGAGGCAGCAGGAAGAAAAG GTGTTTGTCCTCCACCCTCAGCAGATGAAGACTTTGAACATCACATACAGAGGCTGAGGACACTGATCAGAAAACGCTTTGAACTGTATGAAGCTGAAGAGAGAGCATTAAGAGTTATGTTAGAAGGAGAAcaggaagaagagaggaaaagagaaatggaaaagaaacagaagaaagaaagggaaaagcttCTACAGCAGAAACGTGACATTGATTCCAAGTTATTTGGGGATCCAG ATGAGTTTCCTCTTAATCATCTACTGCAACCCTTTAGACAATATTATTTACAAGCTGAGCATTCTGTACCAGCCCTCATCCAGATAAG GCATGAATGGGATCAGTATCTGGTACCAGTTGATCATCCTGAAGGAAGCTGCATCCCTCCAGGATGGGTCCTTCCAAGTCTCCCTACCAGTGACACCTGGGCCACTGCTGTTAGATAA